The window AAGCTGCCGCCTCCAGCCGATGTATCCGGTGTGCGATCGTTTTTGGGGGCCATCAACTACTACGGCAAGTTCGTCCCCAACATGCGCATGCTACGCTACCCGCTCGACAATCTCCTCAAGGTGGAGACGAAGTTCAGCTGGAGTCcggagtgccagaaagcgttcgACCGGTTCAAGCAGATTCACTCGTCGGATCTTCTCCTCACACACTACGATCCGAAGGGGGAAATCATCGTTTCTGCTGACGCTTCATCCGTTGGACTTGGGGCTACCATTAGCCATAGGTTCCCAGATGGAACCATCAAGGTGGTCCAACATGCATCCAGGGCGCTCACGAAGGCAGAACAGGCCTACAGTCAGCCCGATCGCGAAGGTCTGGCCAtcatcttcgccatcacgaagTTCCACAAAATGCTCTTCGGACGGCACTTCCGTTTGCAAACCGATCATCGCCCGCTGCTTCGTATCTTCGGCTCTAAGAAGGGAATTCCAGTGTACACTGCGAACCGCCTGCAACGCTTCGCCCTCAACTTGCTGCTCTACGACTTTGAGATCGAGTACGTGTCCACTGAGAAGTTCGGCAACGCAGACCTGCTCTCCCGGTTGATCGACCAGCACATCAAGCCTGAAGAGGACTACGTCATCGCGAGTCTCAATCTGGAAGAGGATATTAGGTCAGTAGTAACTAATACGGTTAAAGTGTTGCCTCTCAATTTCATAGTCGTTGCGCAAAGCACCCAAGCAGATCCGCTGCTCCGTCAAGTCCACCGCTACGTTCAGAACGGCTGGCCCCAGTCAACACTCGATGGGTCAGAACTTCGCCGGTTCCAATCAAGGCAGGAATCGCTCTCTGTGGTGGATGGGTGTATTTTGTTTGCCGAACGACTCGTCATTCCGTCGCTGCATCGGAAACGGTGCCTCGAACAGCTGAACCGTGGCCATCCGGGCATGCAGCGAATGAAAGCCATCGCTAGGAGCTACGTGTACTGGCCTACGTTGGATGCTGACATCGTCAGCTTCGTCAAGGCATGCCAGCAGTGTGCGTCTGTAGCTCGATCACCTCCTCACTCTCCACCGGTGCCGTGGCCCAAATTGACCGCTCCGTGGCAACGCGTCCACGTCGACTTCGCCGGTCCAATCGAAGGCGACTACTACCTGCTCGCTATCGATTCGTTCTCTAAGTGGCCCGAGATCATCCGAACGACCCGCATCACCTCTGCTGCGACCATCAGCATCTTGCGTGCGTTGTTCGCGCGGCTGGGTATGCCCGTAACCTTGGTCAGTGACAACGGTACCCAGTTTACCAGCACCGAATTTGCCGATTTCTGTCACCAGAGCCTGTCTCCAGTGCTGAGAGAACCATGGTAGGTTCCGGGCCGACTCTTGCAACGTCTACGCCACGTCATGAGGTCTCGGCGTTCGTCCCGTCATCAGCATCGtcatcatcaacaacaacaacgccaACATCGACAGAGTTTGAGTCCGCTGTCGAAGTAGAACTAGCTGTAGACATCCCTAGGCGCTCTTCACCACTACGAAGACCGCCAGTAAGGTTTGATCCGTACCACCTCTATTAAGAGGGGAGATGTTGTGGACAACCCTATTTTGCCGCGCTCGGATACGTTATTCATCAGACGCAGCTCAGACCGCAGGGCTCGCGTGCGACAGCATGACTGTCACTGAGCGATGCTGAAGATGCGCATATATGTGTTTTAATGTGGTTGTcacttgttgttgtttacattgttaTTGTTGTGGACAGAGTCATTGTTTATCGTCCATAGTGAAATGTATCGTTTAGTCATGTCGTgaataaagtttgtttttatttattgtaccgTGCGCGTTTCATTAACCCTGTCGTGATATTGTCCCAGTGCAAGTCCAGGGTCCCGCGGTACAAAACCCACCATCGGATCGCTTTGATAATGTTGAGCCGTAGTCGCAAGTCGTTTCGTGTCTTTGCAACATGCGTTTTTGCTGTCCTTCGACGATTTATCCAAGCACCTAGAATTCTTATTGAGCTAACCTTCTGGATCACAGAGTTTCGTAATTTAACCTTCGGTATTCGGTTGAAACGATGGCGTTTTTTGTTGCAGATATGTATCATCGTGCTTTTAGAAGAATTGATTGTGAAACCAACCGATGTCGCTCACTTGTCTAACGTCTCGATGTTACGTTGCCGGTGCTTACGGGCAACTGCCGTATACTTGCTTGAACACGAAATTTTAAAATCATCTGCGTAGCCACTGAGGACACAGCGGGATAACGGAATATCGAAAGCGGGATTGACAGCCAACAGGGAAGGAGTGGGTGAAAAGACCCCGCCTTGTGGTACTCCATTCTCTTGAATCGTTGGTGGAGAGGTTTTTCCACCTACAGATACTCTAAATGTGCTAGTATCGAGATTTTGTCGACCAAACCGAAAAACTTTGTGACCTAAGCCGGCTTTACAGacctggggtgacattgcgcatttcgaaacgagtgatttttattcgtttcgaccattttgacatgcctttgaccagctttgtttaggaaaccaaaaattttacatttttttacgagacaaattttgctctaaatctagtacaccgaaaatatgaacttgaaaaatatacataatactaaaaccatttcgatttgagttcgaattttctcgaaacgagttactcgtttcgaaatgcgcaatgccacccctGGTCTAACATAAGCGGCCTCCATGCTCGGTCGTAAGTTTTTACGATATCAAGGATAGCGATATCCATATGTTCGTTTCTCTCAATGATCTCTTCGATAGATTCCTTAAGCTCGTTGAAATAAGTTGTAGTTCCCCTGCCTGGGCGAAAGGCATGTTGTTCGTTGGCGAGTCGAGCTGTACTTTCCAAGTGTTGAATCACTCTGTGGTTCATCATTCTTTCAAATACCTTACCCACACACGAGGTCAGTGAGGCGGTCGATAGTTGATATCACTTGACAATCTGTTACTCTTTAATATAGGGATTATAATTAACTCACGCCATTCTGCTGGGTATTCTCCTCGCTACCAGCTAGTGTTATACCCGTGTAGAAGAACTTCTTTGGTTATGAATGGTAAACGACGCAACATTTGATATGTGATTTCATCCGGGCCGGCGGACTTTCCTTTGCTTTTTTCCAGAGCGAATCCTCCATGTTGAAATCAACATCCATTGTGGGGTTACTTGGTGGAGTAACGAACTAGTGGATGTTTTTTGGGAAATTTCCTCTTTCCAGAAATCCAGCGGATAGCTGCGAGAACTCGAATTTAAGGAAAAATGCTTTCCAAGTACTAACACGATAGCTGACGGATCTTCAACAAGAACACCATGTAGATCAATCTTAGGGATTCTATTATCTCGTCTTCCTGTTAGGCGATTGAAATGTTTCCACAATATGCCACTTGTGGTAGAGGGATATTGAAGCTCGAtgcaaattcaaatccaaggttgTCCCAGGAAAAATGTCTGCCGTTGAAATCACCGGCAAACATAGatcgttcagaaatctgttcggAAATACCCATCAGTGCTTCCGAAATGCGCAGAGCACTGTGTGTGTTGTTGTATACGCAGACGATTGTCAATTTAATAGGTGACCGAATCTCTACAGCCACAGCCGGGATATTGGTGTCCAGATGAATCTGTGAATGTGGAACACAGCATAGGACTACAAGAACAGCTAGACCCTGACGATTTCGGAATGATCCGGAAGAGTAGACGAAAAACTCATACCAGTTTTCGAGCTAGGATCCAAAGTTGGTACAAAGTTGGATTCCTGGAGGCAGAGCACGACAGGTAGTTGATTCCTTACTAGAATGAGTAGCTCATCCACGTTATTCCATATGCTTCGAATGTTCCATTGTAGTAGCAGAACACGGAAACCATCGCTGGTGGCCGGTTCTTCGGAGATAGAGCTGATATCTGAATCATCCGGAAAGTGAGTTTCTGGAAGGTTAAGTGGATCAACTTCTGCGTTCATTGGATTGAGATATGGGGTATGTACTTGCCTGGGCCCCACCCAATTTCCCAATGGCAGCAGGCACCGAACGACCGTTAGACGGCTCTGGATCATGCCCGAACGCGGCCAGCAAAGGGAGGAGATAGAGAAGTTACATCGATCGTAGCCACAGTTGGAGATGTTGCGGTGTCTGGTTGGAGTAACAAGTCCTGTGCGAAATTTTTATTCACCTTTCGAAAACAGTTGTCCGTGTGGCTTTGGTCGGTGAATGTGGCCAGTTCTGGATTTTCTGGTACGTTTCAACTTGTTTGGATCGTCGCATGCGGTAGGCCGATATTTTGAAGCCAGAAAACTTCGAGATCTTGTTCCTTTACCAGGATCGAATGAAGGCGACAGTGTGAGCGTCGTTAGTGAAACTGAAAGTTGAGCAGCGTTTGGGACTAATCGGTGCTGTTTGTGTTGGAAACTTGCCGGTGGTGCTTCCAGTTGCCCGATGCCAGCAAGCATCGAACGAACGTCGGGGTGCCCCGGATCATGTCCGAACTTCCTGCTGAAGCTCTACAAGAAAGGCGTTCGACTGGAAGACATTGGCATTATCACACCGTACCAACAGCAGGTCAAGACAATTCGGCGTATTCTGGATGAAAGTAATTTGCAGAAACCAAAAATCGGAAGCGTGGAGGAATTCCAAGGCCAGGAGCGTATGGTGATTATTATATCTACTGTGCGAACTTCGAAATCGCTGCTGCAAAGCGACCTGCAGCATGCACTTGGTTTCATTGCCAGCCCAAAGCGCTTGAATGTGGCCATCTCCCGTGCACGGGCGCTGCTTTTGATCTTCGGTAGCCCTCATCTGCTGTCAGCGGACAAACACTGGCGAAATCTGTTGTTCAGGGCGATTAATTCCGGTTCGTACTGTGGGTGCGATCTTCCCGAGCATATTGATCCCACGGAGCCAGCGCTGAATGGCGACGCACACAAGGAGGAGTGACCTATTGTGTAACGGTTGGAGTTTGATTACTTATAAACGCGGGTTCGTATATGCTACATCCGAATACCTCGAACGAACTGCAGTGTATCGTATTATTATGAGATGTATCATttctgaatttaatttttatgtttgaaacaaataaaataaatgagattAATTTTAAAGCACAGCGAATAATATCTTAAAAACGActttacagtttttcaattccGAAAATCTATGAATTTGTCTTGCGACGGGGGAACTGTCTCTAAACAAAATGAGCATTGCAGGTGCAggtcgtggccgagtggttagcgtctcacattatcatgccgggtgttcgggttcgattcccgttctggccgggggatttttcgtcaaagaaatttccttcgacttgcactgtggtcacgcgtattctagagcttgtctacattcaaggcgtgttatttggcctaagaaatctcaattaagtattattaaatgacgctaattaatgcatacgttgagacagcaaaagttccacagggaacgttaacgccattcaagaagaagatgcaGGTCTCCAAGAAAAGTCACAATCGGGAAACAGTCACGATGTCACGATTGGCCTCCTGTGAGATAAGGCATGAATCTGGAATTATGGTccctattatataaatcgaatcgaggattcgatacaatctctatcactatcacattgcgagcaaaatttcaaatttcatatgTAATTCGAGATATTCGAAACTGATATTTcctcaacgaatgaagcttaataggcgtaatgcatgcatggatgtgtaataaaaatgacatcatggaacaatttgctttacaaaaaatataattattagaaaatgaatcttttcatgtattttcacaaatgcaatctatggaattccgtaaggagtcacacattaattccactttttttagcaaaacattctttttcatgtaattctctttcagcgtcgatttcttgttgcaGCGGCGTTAATAGCTTCATTGTATTGGGCCACAACATATGGCCctgaattctcgcttgttgtgtgctagtgttttctttacctttcacctcatgtcaatccaaatctgtaatttaaaaaaataatttttgttttgcaagacatttcagcttcAGCATATGGTAGagaaagtttggtatagtatagcaataaaaaagaaaattgctgacaaaagtaacacgtactaatgtacgctagcaggaataagcaattttgacgtaggactacgtctttcatttctataccggggtgtaaaatcaaagtttcgaaaacgaaagcgttacgcccgagaccgagattttgagcgttaatagctcctaaacaactgaacgaaatggtatgataaacacttttttttatcccatttatttatttaaggctcattagcattttagctgtaacagagccgaattttaatcgtgtacatgtcacatatttatcatatctataattagcacattacacagttgccattttttatttggcgttagagtattcctttctataccattacaaatggtacacatttacacagtagccatttaggcgtaagagttttctgtctgttcttccattatccagttaagactggacagcggagacagtcgttgatccattgttgagttatttatagaacagcatcccgatgtttcttgcagagcagagcagatgtatggatgaatcgatcttatttcgaccgtggatcgatctccatcgctgatgattgttgcgtggacgtagctattctgtaacaacacaaagatggtcaatgagggccctgagttttgaactcacgatcgatcgcttactaagcgaacgcgcaaccaatgtggctacggagacccccatgataaacacttcattcgaaagataaaatgtctacgcattctatacatgttactttttgatccaaaaacttgtttcaatagtcttaaaattgctttcaaaacaggctattgaaatcaccaatcggtatataagcgagcgccgctcggaaatccactcagttctaattgaacagcgattggagcatgttgtcgctgttgtggtgaagctcttcgtttatcatgaaagcgctgatgaacggtgtcaccaagagcctgtttgtgcaccttaggtcagacatgaatccatcaggaggagagtgatgccacaaacggttccccgggaagatctcgaagcagccgctacacacacatacacgcgcggaattctttccgtttggatgccattcagcatcgagaaagatccggaaaataatctgccagttcctctgggaatttaaaaatacattcatgtgaaagagtttatttgaatgttttctatccatgtaacactgtgaccaaatacatttggtttagtgatttttcaatcaatcacaattaacaggatagcttctgaagattattcttccccatcagtaggatatttccgtatccaatattgtatgcgcccgcaatcgattattgctcagtcgccgaaagttccgagctcagagagttcattcccctctagtttgccttccaaattgccatcgtaaaccacgccttctctcgattcaatcacgcacaaaaagcatacttaagcgatattctggtggtgagacgcattcatttttcgtgaggacatcgacatgacaacatcgttgctgaggatgctggacggcgaaggatcgagatctgccctgaaacgcgagcagtttgtttgaaactgtgagggagcacagagaagtcgattcttcaggagaagagaaggtgaccatcgaagcagccgctacacacacacatacacgcgcggaattctttccgtttggataccattcagcatcgagaaagatgtAAAATTGATTGAATCGCTGAGGTTGTGAATTGATTTCGATGTTTATCCCCTGCGCTCGAACGCGATGCCTGGGGCGGGGTACTTGCTGTCGAACATCGCAATCGGTTGACCAGTAAATCTTCTGGGCTGCTGCGCCATTCGGAGAAAGAGAGGCGGTCTAGCTGGACCTGCCTTCTCTATACCGATGAAGTACGGAGGAGATATTTagcaggaaaaaaggaaaacaatTAGGTAATTTATGGAAATAGCTTCCATTAGCTGCTTTTTATgactgtttttattttgaagaaattaAGTTTTCATGCTAGCAAATTGGGTCGCGTTGGCCAGCTGATGGTCACGTAGTTGAATCGGAaaaatatacatgaaaacgGCTAATTTGTGAAAATAAACAGTCTGGTAGataaatttgacgaaaaatgggtgggttatatctatgatataaccgcaaggttgacgtgggactaccttagcttatcaatcattcgtttgtattgattaaatttttgatggaatgaaacaattcccgaattcaattgaattcactatatctgatttgtaagtaaaaagattgtgaaatgtcatgtaaggtcaattcatgcattgtgatagtaaatttaatgacagtccttttacggttGGCATCATGCCTAGAACAAAATTTGTGAAcgggagaattttcaaacgattattttattttacatttgtttctaaagtttgcatctctcaagtgtacgtacttatcgaaccgcgaattcgcttgattatatgaacttcaggcactcagttccgattttgacatgtatgtcgaacgcatattgtttaatgaataggcgttatcgcagcaaatggttaacaacattttgcctaatcatcaaatggtatgcgtagaaattcaatgagcggaagatatgaaggtatatccttcaatacaataatgaataaccgagccaaagcgttatgttcgtacccgcttttataatccgtgctaggaaaacactttgcggagtgcaaaaaaaatgcgggtgcagagatacccccgacttgcatgaatcaaaaacttcaacttctactttttatactataaaggatttaaacttgaaagttcattcgtctctagtgtctgcacgattttcccagattc of the Toxorhynchites rutilus septentrionalis strain SRP unplaced genomic scaffold, ASM2978413v1 HiC_scaffold_15, whole genome shotgun sequence genome contains:
- the LOC129781576 gene encoding probable RNA helicase armi yields the protein MPASIERTSGCPGSCPNFLLKLYKKGVRLEDIGIITPYQQQVKTIRRILDESNLQKPKIGSVEEFQGQERMVIIISTVRTSKSLLQSDLQHALGFIASPKRLNVAISRARALLLIFGSPHLLSADKHWRNLLFRAINSGSYCGCDLPEHIDPTEPALNGDAHKEE